A stretch of DNA from Pseudonocardia hierapolitana:
ACGCTGTCGGTCGTCTCCGACCCGGCCCGCACGTCCGTCCTCGTCGACGGCGCGCCTGCGCTCGTGCGGGACGGCGACGTGCGGCCCGACGTCGCGGGCGCGTTCTCCGAGGTCCGCTCCGGGGTCGCGCTGCGCCTGACCACCGACACCCGCTTCGAGACGAGGATCTCCCCGCTGAAGGCCGCGATCGGCGTGCTCGGCGGGCTCGCGCTGCTCGGCATGCTGGTGGTGCTGCACCGGATCGATCGCACGCGGCGCGTCCGGCTGCTCCCCCGGCACTGGTGGCGGCCCCGGCCGGTGGACGGCGCCGTCGCCGCCGTGCTCGGGGTGTGGTGGGCCATCGGGGCGATCACGGTGGACGACGGCTACATCGCGGGCATCGTGCGCAGCACCGGCAGCAACGGCTTCGTGGGCAACGCCTACCGCTGGCTGAACGCGCCGGAAGCGCCGTTCAGCTGGTTCTACGACCTCTACCACCTGTGGTCCCTCGTCTCGTCCTCGACGCCGTGGATGCGCCTGCCGTCCACGGCGCTGGGGCTGCTCTGCTGGTGGCTGCTCTCCCGGCTGACGCTGCCCCGGCTCGGCCGGTTCGCGACCCGGCGCTGGGTATCGTGGATCGCCGCGCTGGCGTTCGCCGCCTGGTGGATCCCGTTCGGCCTCGGGCTGCGGCCCGAACCGTGGGTCGCGGTGGGTGCGCTCGCGGTGTACCTCGCCGTGGAGCGCGCCCTCGCGACGGCGCGCCTGCTGCCCCTCGCCGTCGGGCTCGTGCTGGCCGGTGCGACGACCGCGCTGACGCCGGGCGGGCTGCTCGCCTTCACCCCGTTCCTCGCCGCGGGACGCTCCCTGCTGGCGCAGCTGCGCGCCCGGCGCGACCTGCGCCCGCTGCCGCTGCTCGCCGTGCTGGCGGCCGCCGCGGCGTCGGCGGTGTTCCTGATGGTCCCCGACCAGAGCCTCGCCGGGATGCTGGAGGCCGTCCGGGTGCGCACCGCCGTCGGCGGCGGCCAACCGTGGTTCGAGGAGACCGATCGGTACCGTCGCCTGCTCGACTGGACGTTCCAGGGCTCGATCGGCCGCCGGGCCGCGGTGCTGGGCACGCTGCTCGCGGCCGTGGGCGTGCTGTGGTCGCTCGGGCGCACCGCCACCGGGATCGCAACCGGCCCGGCCCGGCGGCTCGTCGTCGGGCTCCTGCTGAGCATGGCGACCTTGGCGCTGGCGCCGACGAAGTGGACCCAGCACTTCGGCGATCTCGCCGGCTACGGCGCCGCCGTGCTCGTGCTGGGCGCGGCGGTGGGGTCGGCGCCGCTGCGGGCCCGGCCGCGTGCGTTCGTCGCAGGGCTGGCCGCCACCACCGTCGTCACCGCGATCGTCCTGGCGGCCTACAACCTCTGGCCCTACCAGGGTGCGTGGTTCACCCCCACGTTCAGCACCATCGCTCCCCGCATCCTCGACGTCCCGCTCGCCACGATCGCACTCGTGGCCGGCGCCGCGCTCGTCGTTCCCCTGTTGGCGCGGTGGACGTGGCAGCGGGCGGGTGGCGAGCCAGAGAGCCCGCTGCCCCGCAGGCTGCCTGCGCCCGCGCCCGTCCTCGCCGTCGTGCTCGCCGGCGTGCTCGCACTGCAGGTGCTCACCGTCGTGCGGGTGGCGGTGACCCACCGCGACAGCTACACCCCCGCCTCGGACACGATCTCCACGCTGCGCGGCAGGCCGTGCGGGCTGCAGGAGCGGCTGTCGGTGGAGACGGACCCCGCGGCCGGGCTGCTGCCCGTCGCCGACGGCCCGCCCGGCACGACGGTCTCGGTCGAGACGGTCCCGGTCGACGTCGGTGGGCGCCTCGTGCCGGGGGTGGCCGTGGCCGGCCGGAGCACCACACCGTGGCTCACGCTCACCCCCGAGCAGCGGACGCAGGCCCTCCCCGTCGTCGTCACGACGTCCGGGACGCTGCAGGCGGACGACGGGCTGTTCCTCGAGTTCGGCGACGGAACGCGCGTGCTCGAACGCAGGCGCATCGCGCCGGAACTGCCGGCCCGGGACGACGTCCGGGAGCTCGCGCCCGCCGCGGCCACGACGGTGCGGCTCGCCGTCGACGCGCCGGACACCGCCCGCGCCGTGGCGACGCTGCCGCGGTCGCCGCGGCTGACCCCGATGACGGAGCTCCTGCCACCGGTGCGCAGCGCGCTCCTCGACTGGCCGGTGGCGTTCCTGTTCCCCTGCCTCTCCCCCGAGCCGCTGCCGGTGGGCACCGCGGCACTCCCGGAGTGGCGCGTGGGCCCGCCGATGGACAACACGGAGACACACATCACCTATCAGCCCGAGTACGGCGGACCCTTCGTCGCACCACGGCTGCTGATCACCGAACGGCGGATGCCCACCTATCTCGCCGGTGATCCACTCCGGGACGCGGTACAGCTCTACCGCTGGGTACCGACGCAGCCACTCGCGCGTCCCGAGCCGGTGGTCACCTGGCATACCGTGACAGGCTGGCAGCAGGACGGTCACCCGCGGGTGCCGGGGATCGACCCGGTCGGGTGACCCCCCGGACCGGGGCTCGCGCCGGACGGCCCCCACAATGACCCCGGAAAGGGCACCTGACGACCGGAGGACGGCCGCGCGCATGCTTCGCACATCGGACAGCACGGATCGGGCCAACCCGCCCGCGACGGAGGAGCACCCGGAGCGGCGGGCCGACCGGACCTCGGCCCGCCTGCTGGCGCAGCGCGGGCTGTTCTTCGGGCCGTCCGCCCTCGTGCCCGAGGACCTGTACTCGAGGGTCGAGCGGGGCACGGCCCGCCGCGAGCGGGACCGGGTGGCGCTCGCCCCCGGCTCGCTGGTGAGCACCAACACCTACTTCGGCCGCTTCCACGCCACCTACTGGCAGCGCTGGACCGACATCGGCGAGGTCGAGGTCTCGGCCGTGGCCACCGGCACCGGCAGGCTGAAGTTGATGGCGTCGGACACCAACAAGGTGTGGCGGATCGTCGCGGCCGTCGACGTGCGGGACGGCGAGGCCGTCCCGGTGCGCCTCGTCGGCCCCGTCGACCGGTTCGTCGACGGCGGCGGCATGTGGCTCGAGATCACCACGGAGACCGGCGAGCTCACCGTCTCCGACGTGCGTTGGACCGTGGCCGCCACCCGCCCGGTGCCGCCCACGGACATCGCCATCACCACCCACAACCGCGTCGACGACTGCCTCAACACCCTGCAGGCGCTCGCCCGCGACCCCGAGGCGTTCGAGCGCATCCGCACGGTGCACGTCGCCGACCAGGGCAGCGACCCCATCGAGTCGCGCGAGCGGTTCGGCGACATCGCCGCCGCGCTCGGCGAGCACCTGAAGTACGTCCGCCAGCCCAACCTCGGTGGTGCGGGCGGCTTCGCCCGCGGCATGCTCCACGCCACCGAGGGCGCGCCCGACGAGCAGGCGGACGTCCTGCTCATGGACGACGACGTGCACCTGGAGCCGGAGCTCCTCGTGCGGCTCACGGCGTTCGCGGCCAGCACGCGGCACCCGATGATCGTCGGCGCGCAGATGCTCAACCTGCTGCACCCCGGCCACCTGCACATCTCGGCCGAGTACGCCGACCCCGAGGTGCTGCTGATGGGGCTGAAGATGCCCGGCGCCCTCCGCGAGGCCTACCTCCTGGGTCTGGACGACCGGCAGCTGCCGGTCAACCAGGAGCGCCGCGTCGACACCGAGTACAACGGCTGGTGGTCCTGCCTGATCCCGGCCGCGGTCATCCGCGCGATCGGCTACCCGCTGCCGCTGTTCCTGCAGTGGGACGACATCGAGTACGGCTACCGGGCCCGCGCGAACGGGTTCCCCACCGTCTCCCTCCCCGGTGCCGGCGTGTGGCACGCCGACTTCGGGTGGAAGGACGGCGACGAGTGGCAGCGCTACTTCACCATCCGCAACGGCCTGATCATGGCCGCGCTGCACAGCGGCTTCTCGATCCGCCGGATCACCGGGCGGCTCACGGAGCTGGTGTCCCACCAGCTCGTGGCCATGCAGTACGGGATGACGGCCACGCTCCTGCAGGCCGTCGAGGACTTCCTGGACGGCCCGGAGGTCCTCTGGGACGGCTCGGCAGGCGCACTCGCGCGGGTTCGCGAGATCCGGAAGGCCTACCCGGAGACCGTGATGCACCCGATGTCCGAGGCGGGCGGTGAGTTCCACGACCGGCCGGTGATCCGGGCGGCGAACGAGCCCGGCTCCGAGACCCTCACGTTCCTGAAGCGAGCCGCCTACCACCTGACCGGCCGCTCGGCGTACCGCACCGGCGCCGTCCCCGCGGGCGACGCGCACTGGTGGCACGTCTCCCTGTTCGAGCGCGCGATCGTCACGGACATGTCCGAGCAGGGCTTCCGGGTCCGCATTCGCGACAGGCAGACGGCCCTCCAGCTCGGCAAGCGCGCGGCGCTCCTCCTGCGCCGCTTCGTGCGCGAGGCGCCCGCGGTGGCCGGACGCTACCGGGCGGAGCTGGGGCGGCTGTCCAGCCGGGAGAACTGGGAACGGCTCTACGAGCTGAAGAACTGACGACAGGGCATCAGCCCCTGGCGAGTGGGTAGGAGTGCTCGTACCCACTCGCCAGGCACGCTCAGTTCTTCCGGTCGAACACCTCACGGGCCCACGCCTCGCGGCTGGTGAGCTCGGGCAGCGCGGCGCGGTAGCGGCGCTGCAGGTCGGGCCACGCCTTCGCCACGTGGCGGTACTCCCTCACCGCGCTCCTGAGCATGGACCGGAACAGCGCCGGGTCGCGGCGGCGGAAGGTGACCCCCCGCCCGTCCGGAGTGGCGACGGTGGCGGAGTCGAGCCGGGAGAGCACGAACCACTGCGCGTGCCGGGCCGGCACGTTGCGCTGGGGCACCACCTGGTGGCCGGGGTCGGGGGTGCGCAGGTTGTGCAGCACGCCCCGCGCGAGGCCCTTCACGGCCGCGACCTTGCCGGACGGCGGCTCCGGGAACACCTGGGCGGACAGCGCGTCGAGGTCGGACAGCGGCACCTGCGTGGCCGAGTCGAGCGGCCTGCCGTCGTCGTACTCGGCGCGCTTCGCGCGGATCTCCCCGAGCACCGTCGGCAGCTTCGGGAACAGGTGCTCTGGGCCGGCCAGGAAATCGCGCAGCGCCATCTCCTGCAGCGCCACCGCCGAGTACTCCAGGAGCAGCAGGTGGCGCAGCGTGCGCTTGAGCGTGTCGCGCAGCAACGCGGTGGGGTTGTCGGGCCCGTGCAGCGCGGCCGCGACGAACCGGTTGCGGTAGTGGAAGTAGGCCTGCCAGTCGCTCGTGTCGTCCTTCTCGAGGAACGACATGTGCCAGATCCCGATGCCGGGCACGGTGGCCGTGCGGTAGCCCTTCGCCCGGGCGCGCAGGCCGTACTCGGCGTCGTCCCACTTGATGAACAGCGGCAGCGGCATGCCGACGTCCTCCGCGACGACACGCGGGATCAGGCAGGTCCACCAGGCGTTGTAGTCGACATCGGTGCGGCGGTGCAGCCACGGGGTCTGGCGCAGGGGCTGCTCGGCCAGGTCGTGGTGCGGCTCCGTGCCGGGCGCGTTGCGCCACAGGAACGTGCCCCGGTCGACGACCTCGCCCATCGTCGAGAGCTGAGACCGGGCCTGCAGCGACAGCATCTGCCCGCCGACGAGCATCGGTGAGCGGGCGTAGCGGGAGAAGGCGACGGCCCGCAGCACCGAGTCCGGCTCGAGCAGGATGTCGTCGTCCATGTAGAGGATCTGCTCGCAGTCGGTGTGCTCGAGCGCCTCGTACATGATCCGCGCGTAACCCCCGGACCCACCGAGGTTGGGCTGGTCGATGATCTTCAGCCTGTCCCCCAGGGCGGCGGCGGCCTGCTCGAAGCCCGGCTCGTCGCGCACCTTCTTCGTGCCCTGGTCCGGGATGATCACCGCGGTGATCGCCTCGCGCACGAGCGGGTCCTCGCCCAGTGCGGTGAGGGTGGCCACGCAGTCGCCCGGGCGGTTGAACGTGGGCGTGCCCACCGCAACCGCGGCCCGGCCCGACGGCTCGTCGGCGGCGTACCAGCCACCGGCGTGCAGGGTGAGCTCGCCCTCGTCGGTGGTGAGGTCGAACCAGTACCAGCCGCCGTCCTCGAACGGCCGCAGGTCGAGCGGCATGTCGAGCTCCTGGCGGCCCGACACCACGACACCGCGCTCGAAGATGGTGGAGCCGTCGGACTTGGTGCGGTAGACGTCCACCCGGCCGTCACCCTGGAGGGACAGCTTCAGGTGCACCTCGGTGAGCCGGCTCCAGCGCCGCCAGTACCCGGCCGCGAACGCGTTGAAGTAGGCGGCGAAGGAGACCTCGCTCTGCTCCGGCACCACCGCCGACGTCCGTGACGTGGCGCGCAACCGGCGGGCGCTGAGTGTCGAGCCGCCGAGGCTGACCTTCTTCGGAACCGCACCGCCTGCGACGTCCGGCACCGTCGCGAGCCGGATCCCCGTCCGCTCGTCGACGTAGAGCGCGCGGACGCTCATCGGATCGCCCGTACGGGGCAGGATCACCCGCTGCAAGAGGTGGCCCTCGGGCACGGGCGGCGTCGCACCACGGCGACGCGCCGGCTTGGGGCGGGGCGGCGTCTCGGAGATCGTCATCGAGGGTGGGTCCTGTGTCGTCGAGGGCCGGGGCACGTTTCCGTGCATGCTCTGCGCCCGAGGGTAGCGACGGCGCGACGGGCCGCTCGCCGCCGGGGCGCGGCTCCCGTGTGGCCCAGGTCATGGCGTCCCACCTGCGCGTCGGGGAGGATCGGCCGCATGTCCCCGGCCGCGACGTTCCGGGCGCGACGCCACGTCGACCTCCGTCGGCAGGCGAGCGCGCTCTGTGCGGCCCCTGCCGCACGGGTCTGACGCACTTCGGACGCCCGCGCGGCCACGCCGCCCGCACCTCGCTCGACGGCAGGGACGTCCATGCCCACCACCCTCCTCCCGACCCCTCGTGACGGCGGCGCTCGGCAACCCGACACCGGCGACGGCCGGCGGAGCCAGAGCGCGGCCGCCGTTCTCCGCGCCGTGCTCGACCGGGGACCGGTCGCGCGCAGCACCGTCGGCAGGCTCACCGGCCTGAGCGCCGCTGCCGTGAGCCGCCAGCTCGCCGACCTCGCCGACCTCCGCCTCGTGCGCGAGCGGCCGGTCCGCGCACCGCGGCCGGCTGTCGGTCGCCCGCACGTACCGGTCGACGTGGACGTCCGCCACCACGTCGCCGCCGGCGTGCACATCGCGGTGCTGCACACCACGCTCGTCCTCATGGACCTGCGCGGGCGCGTCCTGGTCCAGGAGCGCGAGCCGCACGGCCCGGACCGGTCGGCGCCCGCCGTGCTCGCCGGCCTGGCCACGCGCACGGCCGAGTTCCTCGATGCGCACGCGGGCGGCCGCAGGCCGCTGGGCGTTGGCGTGGCCACCGGGGGCTGGGTGGATCCCGCCCGGGGTGTGGTGGTCCGCCACCGCGGGCTCGACTGGCGGGACGTCCCGGTGGGTGCGCTGCTCGGGCAGCGGCTGAGCCTGCCGGTGAGCGTGGACGGGCACGCCCGCGCTCTGGCACGGGCCGAACAGCTGTTCGGCGCCGAACGCGAGCGCGCGCGCTCGAGCCTCGTGCACCTGTTCGTCGGCAACGTCGTCGACGCGGCCATCGCGACCGGCGGCTCCGTCCACGAGGGGCCGAACGCGGCCGCAGGGCACGTGAGCCACCTCCCGGTGGGCGGGGACGCGCCCTGCGCCTGCGGCCGCCGCGGCTGCCTCGCCGCCACGGCGGCGGAGCGGGCCGTCGCCGGTCGGGCCGTCGCCGACGGCCGGCTGCGCACACCCCGGTTCGCCGAGGTCCTCGCGGCGCTGGAGGCGGACGAGCGGTGGGCGGTGGACCTCCTCCGCGAGCGCGCACGGGCCGTCGGCCGCGCCGCCGCCCTGCTGCTCGACGTGATCAACCCGGAGGTGCTGGTCGTGTGCGAGGCCGGGACGGCCCGCCGGCCCGAGCTGCTCGCCGACCTGCGTGCGGAGGTCGCTCACCACTCGCACGGCGGCGGCGACGTGGCCCGCCGGGTGGTCGCCGGTTCGTTCGGCGCGCAGGCGCTCGGCGTGGCGGCCGGCTCCGTGGTGCTGCGTGAAACGTACGAACGCCCCCTGGAACTAGCTGCGCGTATTTAATTGCAGCCGTCCGAAAATTGACTTCGGCCGCCCGGCCACACACGATGGTCAGCATGAGCGCGTGGGTTCTGAGCAGGGCATGTCGCCCCTGTTGCGCTTCCTGTCGCTGATCGCGGCCCACTTCTCGAGAACTCTCTCGAACTGTCCGGACAATCTGTCCGGCAATGGTCCGCGCATTTTCTCCCGACGCTTTCCGAACCGATGAGAGGACCACCGTGACCATCGCACCCGAACGCACCGGGCTGACCGTCCGCCCGGTCGCGGGCCACATCGGCGCCGACGTGTCCGGCGTCGACCTGACCCGCCCGTTCGACGCAGGCACCGTCGAACGGATCACTGCCGCCCTGCACCGCCACAAGGTTCTCTTCTTCCGCGTCCAGGAGCTGGACCACGCCGCCCAGATCCGGTTCGGCCGGGTGTTCGGCGAGCTGACCTACGCGCACCCGCACGACGACACGCCGCCGGAGGGCCACCCGGAGATCTTCACGATCGACCCCGATCGCTACAAGCAGCGCTACGGCGACGCCGCGTTGCGCCGCCGCAAGTACAGCTACGTCGCCGGCTGGCACACCGACGTGACGGCCGCGGTGAACCCGCCCGCCGTCTCCGTCCTGCGGGCCGAGGTCGTACCGGAGGTCGGCGGCGACACGACGTGGACGAACCTCGCCGCCGCGTACGCGGGCCTGTCGGAACCGGTGCAGCGGTTCGTCGACGGGCTGCGGGCCGAGCACCGCTACGGCGGCCGGGAGGCCCCGAAGGGGGACTCGGCCTACGCGCGCCGGGTGAACGACAACCTGCTCGTCTCGGTCCACCCGGTGGTGCGGGTGCACCCGGTCACCGGCGAGCGCGCGCTGTTCGTCAACCCGGGGTTCACGAGTCACATCGTCGACGTGGAGCCGCGGGAGAGCCGCGCGATCCTCGACCTGCTCTACGCCGAGATCACGCGACCCGAGTACACGGTGCGGTTCCGCTGGGAGCGGGGCAGCGTGGCGGTCTGGGACAACCGGGCAACCGCGCACCTGGCCCCCGGCGACCTCGACCACCTCGACGTGCGGCGGACCCTGCACCGCGTCACGGCGATCGGGGACCGGCCGGTGGGTCCGGACGGGTTCGAGTCGCAGATCGTCGCGGGGCGCCCGTTCACCGCCGACCACGCGGTGGTCGTGGACTGATGGCACGCCTGCGACGCGGCTGGGCCCTGGTGGCAGGAGCCCTCCTGCTCACCGCCTGCGCCGGACCCGGCGGGGGCGGCGGGCTCGACGCCGCCGCGCCCCTGCCCACCGAGGTGCCGCCCGGCACCACGCTCGTGATCGCCGACCAGTCGGAGGCCCAGCAGGTGGCGCTGCGCGCCTCCGGCGAGCTGGGCCGGCTGCCCTTCACCGCGGAGTTCGCGAACTTCACCGGCGGCCCCGCGATCCTGGAGGCCTTCCGGGCAGGCGCGGCCGACGTGGCCAGCGTCGGCGACACGCCGCCGATCCAGGCGCTCGTGGCGGGCGCGGACGTCCCGATCATCCTCGCCCGCCGCACCGACCCGTCGAGCACCCGGCTCGCCGTCGCCCCCGGCGTCGGCGCCCGCACCCTGCCCGACCTGCGCGGCAAGCGGATCGCCTACGCCGAGGGCACTGCACAGCAGGTGATCGTGCTGCGGGCACTGGAGAAGGCCGGGCTGAGCACGGGGGACGTCGAGCTGGTGCGGCTGCAGCTCGGCGAGTTCAACGACGCGGTGCGCACCGGCCAGGTGGACATCGCCCCGCTGAACGAGCCGAGGCTCACCCGGTTCCTGACCGACACGGGCGCGCAGGGCGGCAGCGTCATCGATCCCGCCGAGACGGCGGGCACGTCGTCCGGGCTGAACTTCCTCTACGCCCGCCGGGAGGCCCTGCAGGACCCGGCGAAAGCAGCGGCGCTGCGGGCCTACGTCCAGCACTACATCCGCTCGCAGCAGTGGATCAACGAGCACCCGCAGGAGTGGATCGAGACCTACTACGTGCAGAACCAGGGCATCTCCGCAGAGGACGGCCGGCGGATCGTCGACTCGCTGGGCACGATCACGTTCCCCCGCCTCGACGACACGGTGGTGCGGGCCCAGCAGGGCACCATCGACGTGATCGACCGGGCGGGCGAGCTGCCCCGGAAGGTGCGCGCCGGGGACGGCTTCGACCTGCGCTTCGGCGACGTCGTCGCCGAGGCGGTGCCGGCGGCAGGGGCGTCGTTCGGACCGGAGGTGGCGGTCCGATGACCCAGCTGTCGCTCGCGGCGGCCCGCGAGCGTGCCGAGCCTGCCTCCGCGGATCTCGTCCCGCGGCCGCGCAGGCGGCGCCGTCTCGGCCCGGGTCGCACCACGGCCCGCGGGCTCGCCGTCGGGCCGCTGCTGCTGCTCGCCGCGTGGACGGGCGGGTCGGCGACCGGGCTCGTCGACCCGGCCACGCTGTCCCCGCCGTGGACGGTGGTCACCACCACCGCCGAGCTGGTGGCCGACGGCCGGCTGCAGTCGAACCTGCTCACGTCCGTGCAACGGGCCGCGATCGCGCTCGTGCTCGGTGTCGCCATCGGGGTGGCGCTCGCGCTCGTCGCCGGCCTGTCCCGGGTCGGCGAGGCGATCGTCGACGGGCCGGTGCAGATCAAGCGCGCCGTCCCCACGCTGGCGCTCATCCCGCTCGCGATCATCTGGTTCGGCATCGGCGAGCAGATGAAGATCATTATGATCGCGCTGAGCGTGTTCGTGCCGGTCTACATCAACACCCACGCGGCCCTGCGCGGCGTCGACCTGCGGTTCGTCGAGCTCGCCGAGAGCGTCGGGCTGTCGCGACGGGAGTTCGTGCGCCGGGTCGCACTGCCCGGAGCGCTCCCCGGCTTCTTCACCGGGCTGCGGCTCGCGGTCACCGTCTCCTGGACGGCGCTGGTCGTCGTCGAGCAGGTCAACGCGACCAGCGGGATCGGCTACCT
This window harbors:
- a CDS encoding arabinosyltransferase domain-containing protein gives rise to the protein MLSRSAPGLRRAAGPLGLLAVLAAVAFPLAPVEQPEAVYSWTAAEGDAAIPLLPYQPVELTAETSCSAAREAAPGQVLLSTVPQRPDVAGEPLRGLRLTADGGALRVESAGVDLGTAELPGGDCTLSVVSDPARTSVLVDGAPALVRDGDVRPDVAGAFSEVRSGVALRLTTDTRFETRISPLKAAIGVLGGLALLGMLVVLHRIDRTRRVRLLPRHWWRPRPVDGAVAAVLGVWWAIGAITVDDGYIAGIVRSTGSNGFVGNAYRWLNAPEAPFSWFYDLYHLWSLVSSSTPWMRLPSTALGLLCWWLLSRLTLPRLGRFATRRWVSWIAALAFAAWWIPFGLGLRPEPWVAVGALAVYLAVERALATARLLPLAVGLVLAGATTALTPGGLLAFTPFLAAGRSLLAQLRARRDLRPLPLLAVLAAAAASAVFLMVPDQSLAGMLEAVRVRTAVGGGQPWFEETDRYRRLLDWTFQGSIGRRAAVLGTLLAAVGVLWSLGRTATGIATGPARRLVVGLLLSMATLALAPTKWTQHFGDLAGYGAAVLVLGAAVGSAPLRARPRAFVAGLAATTVVTAIVLAAYNLWPYQGAWFTPTFSTIAPRILDVPLATIALVAGAALVVPLLARWTWQRAGGEPESPLPRRLPAPAPVLAVVLAGVLALQVLTVVRVAVTHRDSYTPASDTISTLRGRPCGLQERLSVETDPAAGLLPVADGPPGTTVSVETVPVDVGGRLVPGVAVAGRSTTPWLTLTPEQRTQALPVVVTTSGTLQADDGLFLEFGDGTRVLERRRIAPELPARDDVRELAPAAATTVRLAVDAPDTARAVATLPRSPRLTPMTELLPPVRSALLDWPVAFLFPCLSPEPLPVGTAALPEWRVGPPMDNTETHITYQPEYGGPFVAPRLLITERRMPTYLAGDPLRDAVQLYRWVPTQPLARPEPVVTWHTVTGWQQDGHPRVPGIDPVG
- a CDS encoding glycosyltransferase gives rise to the protein MLRTSDSTDRANPPATEEHPERRADRTSARLLAQRGLFFGPSALVPEDLYSRVERGTARRERDRVALAPGSLVSTNTYFGRFHATYWQRWTDIGEVEVSAVATGTGRLKLMASDTNKVWRIVAAVDVRDGEAVPVRLVGPVDRFVDGGGMWLEITTETGELTVSDVRWTVAATRPVPPTDIAITTHNRVDDCLNTLQALARDPEAFERIRTVHVADQGSDPIESRERFGDIAAALGEHLKYVRQPNLGGAGGFARGMLHATEGAPDEQADVLLMDDDVHLEPELLVRLTAFAASTRHPMIVGAQMLNLLHPGHLHISAEYADPEVLLMGLKMPGALREAYLLGLDDRQLPVNQERRVDTEYNGWWSCLIPAAVIRAIGYPLPLFLQWDDIEYGYRARANGFPTVSLPGAGVWHADFGWKDGDEWQRYFTIRNGLIMAALHSGFSIRRITGRLTELVSHQLVAMQYGMTATLLQAVEDFLDGPEVLWDGSAGALARVREIRKAYPETVMHPMSEAGGEFHDRPVIRAANEPGSETLTFLKRAAYHLTGRSAYRTGAVPAGDAHWWHVSLFERAIVTDMSEQGFRVRIRDRQTALQLGKRAALLLRRFVREAPAVAGRYRAELGRLSSRENWERLYELKN
- a CDS encoding glycosyltransferase: MTISETPPRPKPARRRGATPPVPEGHLLQRVILPRTGDPMSVRALYVDERTGIRLATVPDVAGGAVPKKVSLGGSTLSARRLRATSRTSAVVPEQSEVSFAAYFNAFAAGYWRRWSRLTEVHLKLSLQGDGRVDVYRTKSDGSTIFERGVVVSGRQELDMPLDLRPFEDGGWYWFDLTTDEGELTLHAGGWYAADEPSGRAAVAVGTPTFNRPGDCVATLTALGEDPLVREAITAVIIPDQGTKKVRDEPGFEQAAAALGDRLKIIDQPNLGGSGGYARIMYEALEHTDCEQILYMDDDILLEPDSVLRAVAFSRYARSPMLVGGQMLSLQARSQLSTMGEVVDRGTFLWRNAPGTEPHHDLAEQPLRQTPWLHRRTDVDYNAWWTCLIPRVVAEDVGMPLPLFIKWDDAEYGLRARAKGYRTATVPGIGIWHMSFLEKDDTSDWQAYFHYRNRFVAAALHGPDNPTALLRDTLKRTLRHLLLLEYSAVALQEMALRDFLAGPEHLFPKLPTVLGEIRAKRAEYDDGRPLDSATQVPLSDLDALSAQVFPEPPSGKVAAVKGLARGVLHNLRTPDPGHQVVPQRNVPARHAQWFVLSRLDSATVATPDGRGVTFRRRDPALFRSMLRSAVREYRHVAKAWPDLQRRYRAALPELTSREAWAREVFDRKN
- a CDS encoding ROK family transcriptional regulator: MPTTLLPTPRDGGARQPDTGDGRRSQSAAAVLRAVLDRGPVARSTVGRLTGLSAAAVSRQLADLADLRLVRERPVRAPRPAVGRPHVPVDVDVRHHVAAGVHIAVLHTTLVLMDLRGRVLVQEREPHGPDRSAPAVLAGLATRTAEFLDAHAGGRRPLGVGVATGGWVDPARGVVVRHRGLDWRDVPVGALLGQRLSLPVSVDGHARALARAEQLFGAERERARSSLVHLFVGNVVDAAIATGGSVHEGPNAAAGHVSHLPVGGDAPCACGRRGCLAATAAERAVAGRAVADGRLRTPRFAEVLAALEADERWAVDLLRERARAVGRAAALLLDVINPEVLVVCEAGTARRPELLADLRAEVAHHSHGGGDVARRVVAGSFGAQALGVAAGSVVLRETYERPLELAARI
- a CDS encoding TauD/TfdA dioxygenase family protein, which translates into the protein MTIAPERTGLTVRPVAGHIGADVSGVDLTRPFDAGTVERITAALHRHKVLFFRVQELDHAAQIRFGRVFGELTYAHPHDDTPPEGHPEIFTIDPDRYKQRYGDAALRRRKYSYVAGWHTDVTAAVNPPAVSVLRAEVVPEVGGDTTWTNLAAAYAGLSEPVQRFVDGLRAEHRYGGREAPKGDSAYARRVNDNLLVSVHPVVRVHPVTGERALFVNPGFTSHIVDVEPRESRAILDLLYAEITRPEYTVRFRWERGSVAVWDNRATAHLAPGDLDHLDVRRTLHRVTAIGDRPVGPDGFESQIVAGRPFTADHAVVVD
- a CDS encoding ABC transporter substrate-binding protein; protein product: MARLRRGWALVAGALLLTACAGPGGGGGLDAAAPLPTEVPPGTTLVIADQSEAQQVALRASGELGRLPFTAEFANFTGGPAILEAFRAGAADVASVGDTPPIQALVAGADVPIILARRTDPSSTRLAVAPGVGARTLPDLRGKRIAYAEGTAQQVIVLRALEKAGLSTGDVELVRLQLGEFNDAVRTGQVDIAPLNEPRLTRFLTDTGAQGGSVIDPAETAGTSSGLNFLYARREALQDPAKAAALRAYVQHYIRSQQWINEHPQEWIETYYVQNQGISAEDGRRIVDSLGTITFPRLDDTVVRAQQGTIDVIDRAGELPRKVRAGDGFDLRFGDVVAEAVPAAGASFGPEVAVR
- a CDS encoding ABC transporter permease — protein: MTQLSLAAARERAEPASADLVPRPRRRRRLGPGRTTARGLAVGPLLLLAAWTGGSATGLVDPATLSPPWTVVTTTAELVADGRLQSNLLTSVQRAAIALVLGVAIGVALALVAGLSRVGEAIVDGPVQIKRAVPTLALIPLAIIWFGIGEQMKIIMIALSVFVPVYINTHAALRGVDLRFVELAESVGLSRREFVRRVALPGALPGFFTGLRLAVTVSWTALVVVEQVNATSGIGYLMTQARTYGQTEIIVVGLVVYAVFGLVGDLVVRAAERRALSWRRSLGS